The nucleotide sequence TGAAAAACCCGCTAAACCGATATACGCTTGGGGATCGCGATAAATTGAAATACGGCAAAGACGGATCGCTGGAGCTGTACCTTCAAAGCGAGCGTCCTGAGGCCAGCAAAGTGGCTAACTGGCTGCCGGCTCCGGCAGGGGATGATTTCAACTTGCTGATGCGTTTGTACTGGCCCAAGGATGAAGTTCTTGGTCATCAGTGGCGTATGCCGGGTGTGCAGCAGGTGCAGCCAGCCACGGGCCTGAGTCTGCGTTAGGGAAATAAAAAAGGGGCTTTCAAGGCCCCTTTTTTTTATCTTGGTTGTACGCTGTAGTTTGTGACTTCTTCTTTGGCCGTTTCATTTGGATATCGAACGGTCTTGATGTTCAGGATCAGGTCCAAAACACCCTGGTCACCTTCGCAAACATAATACTTTTTGTACTTGCAGATATAGTTGAAGCAAAATTCGTTTTTCGAGAAGTGAGAAAAAGAACACTGCACGTTGTAAGTGTATTCCACGGAATCAACGACCGACGGCACATTCAGTGCCAAAGCCGGCTGGGCCAGGAATCCAATTGCAATCACCAGTAGTTTCTTCATCTCAAATCTCCTTGCTTCGTCCTTTGCGGGACTATTGTTTTTTCAGGATCAATTTGCCTGACATGGAGTAATTAGATGTCAGAGCGCCTTCCAAAACACCATTTACAAGTTTGCCATAAATAGCTGCTTCAAATTTGGAGTTCAGATCGCGAGCCGGTTTACCGGTCAAAGTCAGGCGTGGCTCTGCAAGATCGGCTTCGTAAACACCGTTCAAAGTCAGGTCTGCCGTGTGGCCTGGATCGTCCGCGCGGTTCAATTCACCCATCAGACGAGGGATGGTCACAGTAGAGCCTTCCTTCACAGTTTCCTGAACATAAAGGCGCAATGTGATGCCCACAACGCCTTTTACCGGGCCGGAGTTGCCCTGATCCATCTGGCCCACGTAAGTTCCAGAGATCGCTGTCAGCTGCGCACGCAGTCTTTCGTAGTAGGCAAACTCTTCCTTGCCGCCGCCTGTGGACTCACTTTCGCGGGCTTTCAAAGAAAGTCTCACGATGCCTTTCGGGCCCGAGATGGCTTTAGCTTCACCCAGGATGTTGTTGCCGCTGATTTTAGCGTCAACAGTCTGGATTTCGTCACGGCCCAGGGATTTGATGTCTTTTACGTTCACCAAAGTCAGGTCGCCGGTTTCTGGAGCAAAGCCAACCACGAAGTCATAGCTTTCACCAGCCGGGTTGATGCGCTTGTAAGTCGCGTAAAGAGTGGAATGCAAACGAGTGGAACCGTCAGAGTTCTTCGCGCCGTTATCGACTTTCAGTTCGAAGAATTTGACTTCCAGATCCTGAGTGCCGTCAGCTGTTGTGATTTGGCCCACGTAAGTGCCGATCACAGGTTTGTAAGTTTGTTGCAACTTTCCATTAAGTTCGATCTCGCGCTGTTTGCCGGCGTTTTTGTCCTGATCAAACGCACAGGCTGCAAGACTTAGAACTGTCGCTGCAAGAATTAGTTTTTTCAACATGGTAACCCCTCTTATTATTTATTTTCAGTGTAATCAGCTGACGAAGCATCGTCAGGAATCAATTCGTCACGGGAAGCCGCCCATTCATTCAGCGCAATGGCGTAATCACCCATGGCACGCATGTATTGAACTTCCGAGTCGAAATAGTTGTTCATCGCCGTGATCAGGATCGAGATATCCGTACGACCCTGATTGTAGGAACGGTTCAGTTCCTGAGAGGCTTTTTCACGATAGCCTTTTTGTTTTTCCGCGCTCAGCACCACCGCATAAGTGGACTGCACTTTGCGCTGGGCCTGGATTTCAAGGTCTTCAGCTTCCAGCAACTGGCGGCTAAGGCGGGTGGATTCCAGATCTTTGGAAAGCTTCTTGTTGATGATCTGCTCGTTCTGGATGTCAGAACCGAAGTTGTACTGGAATCTCAGACCCATGTAGTACTTCGGACGGGTGCCGGACACGACGTCAGAATAAGCATCGTTCGCGTTTTCATCCACACCGGTGGTGTACACACGGCCGACGAAATTCAAAGTCGGATAGCTCAGGGATTCTGCCGCGGTCAGGGATTCCTGGGCCGCTTCCACTTTCAGTTTTTGTGAACGGATGGTGCGCAGCTCTTCCACTTTTTTCAATGGCAGCTTTGGCACGGTCGGGATGTTGCCCGGGATCTGGAAGCGGACTTCAGTGCCGGGTTCCAAAGAAAGCAAAGTCACCAGATTTTCCAGATTGTCCAGATACTCGGTGGAAGATGTTTTTACTTTTTGTTCGCGAGTTTCAAACTCAGCCTGAACCTGCGGCAGGTCGCCCGGATTGGAATATCCCAAAGAGGTTTTGCGTTTCACCGCATCGACCAGTTTTTTGTAGCGGTCACGGGAAGCAACGGATTCTTTGAAGTTTTCCTGTGCAACATAAGTGTTCCAGAACTGGCGGATCGATTCCAGCACGACCTCTTCCAGCTCGTTGGCGCGGTTGATGCTTTCCGCCTGATAAGTCAGCTCGGCTGAATTCACGGTGCCACGGTCAGCAACCCCGAAGAAGTTCCCCAGAAGCGCTTGTTCCAAAAGCAACCCGGCGCTGTCCAAAGTCTGCTCGCCCGGAGGCGGGTTGGTCACAACACTGTCGAACTCAACCTTCTGGGAAAGACGGCTTAGTTCAATGCCCAGGGTGGTTCCGGTGGTGAAAGGTTTTTTCACGCCCACGGTGGTGCGATAGCGTTCGTATTTTGCTTCCACCGGAGTGGAGTTGGAAAGCAGACCCGCGGACTTGTCATACTCAAAGCCGGTTTCCGCATTCAAAACCCAGTCATAGGCGGAAAGCGCCAATGCCGGTGTCAAACGGAACTGCTGGTACTTCAAATTGACTTCCTTGGTTTTAAGGCCTTGCTTTAAAACCAGTTCGGCCACGTCTTTCTGAGTCAGCGTGATTTCTTTCTTTGCAGGAGCCTGCTGGGCATACGCTGCCTGGATTGTTGTCGTGCCAAGTAGTGCAAGAAGGATTTTTACCATGTTACTTTTGTTCCTAGCTCAAAGTTGTCTTTTTGAAGTGCGATTTCATTGTTGTCTTTAAGAGTTCTTTGGGACCATTCAGTGAATACAGACCATTTTTTACCAAGCATCACATCAACGCCATAATTCATGGATTCATAAGCGCTGGATTTGCTGAAAGTCGCAAAATCGTTAGAGCTGCTTTGTGTGTAGCTGATGTTTCCGAATTGCGGGGACACGTTCAAAGAAAGCCAAGGCAGGCGTTCCCAGCCCATGCTGATCACGGGCCCTGCGCTGAACATGATGGTGTTCAAACGGGCATCGTCGATTTCGTAACCGGAATCCAGTTTCACGGAAGCACTTTGAGAAGCAAAGCCGCCCTTGGCGCGAAGACCCAGCGTCCACAAAACTGCTTTGGTTTGCAGGGAAGGGCTCATCACACCCAGTTCAAGACCCGGCATCACAGTTGTGCCATTTTTGCTCAAGTCAAAAGAACCGGAACCATCTTTGGTGGCGATGCCTTCTGGCTGGAAGCTTTGGATCGAGAAGCCGGCGAAATATTTCCAGCTGCGCGTGATGATTTCCGGGCGGGGATCTTTCAAAGTCAGCATGCCGGACACTTGAGCGTCGGTGGCGCTTTGTTTAGCCAGACCGTCGTACTTGGCTTCTGCTACTGCCATGTCTCGCAAGCTTTGAGCGTTGCAGATCCCAGAAGAGAAAATAACGGCTAAAAGAAATCCCCATTTCATAGTGCACTCCCGAATAAATGTGCGTCAGGAATAGTCCGAGGGTTGGGGGCTGTCAACCTCTGCCAGTGGTCCTTCGGGGGCCTTTATAAATCCTTTAATATCAAGGCCTTATGAGCCGCTGTGTTGATAGGAATCCTAATGACTAATGGGGGTGGATTGCCTAGAGTGTCCCGGTCTTTAGAGGGGTATGTATGAGACTGTCGGATATTTCTATTAAGAATCCTGTATTTGCGTGGATGCTGATGTTCGGTCTGATGATTTTCGGACTGATTTCTTTTTCCCGCATGGGCGTCAGCCAGATGCCGGATGTCGATTTTCCAACCGTGACGGTGAGCGTCAGCCTTGATGGCGCGGCTCCAGAAGTCATGGAAACTCAGGTCGTGGATCCGATTGAATCCTCGCTCATGACCGTCGAGGGCATTGAATCCATCAAATCCAGCAGTAAAACCGGCAGCGCCAGCATCACGGTGGAGTTTGACCTGGATCGCAACATCGACCTGGCGGTTCAGGATGTGCAGGCGAAAATCTCGGGTATTCAAAGAATGCTTCCGGATGATGTGGATCCTCCGTCTATTTCAAAAACCAATCCCGATGATCAGCCGATTCTTTGGTTGGCTCTTACCTATGATAAGGAAGATCCGGAATTCCTGATGCGCTATGCGCGTGACTATCTGAAAGACCGCTTCACCACGGTGGAAGGTGTCGGTGACATCTTCCTGGGCGGTTATACCGATCCGGTAATGCGTGTGCATGTGCGCCCGAAAG is from Bdellovibrio bacteriovorus str. Tiberius and encodes:
- a CDS encoding TolC family protein, producing the protein MVKILLALLGTTTIQAAYAQQAPAKKEITLTQKDVAELVLKQGLKTKEVNLKYQQFRLTPALALSAYDWVLNAETGFEYDKSAGLLSNSTPVEAKYERYRTTVGVKKPFTTGTTLGIELSRLSQKVEFDSVVTNPPPGEQTLDSAGLLLEQALLGNFFGVADRGTVNSAELTYQAESINRANELEEVVLESIRQFWNTYVAQENFKESVASRDRYKKLVDAVKRKTSLGYSNPGDLPQVQAEFETREQKVKTSSTEYLDNLENLVTLLSLEPGTEVRFQIPGNIPTVPKLPLKKVEELRTIRSQKLKVEAAQESLTAAESLSYPTLNFVGRVYTTGVDENANDAYSDVVSGTRPKYYMGLRFQYNFGSDIQNEQIINKKLSKDLESTRLSRQLLEAEDLEIQAQRKVQSTYAVVLSAEKQKGYREKASQELNRSYNQGRTDISILITAMNNYFDSEVQYMRAMGDYAIALNEWAASRDELIPDDASSADYTENK